In Holophagales bacterium, one DNA window encodes the following:
- a CDS encoding biotin attachment protein: MNAPRSQRPAGTRRLEVPVLLDARGDAWAPAAIDTTLAVDEVTVLAECPPPTLHPSTIDRAIAAAISTAKAAGPAGAWTVVFSVAGAAGDPCLLSCRRGLPRSYAAVDEACGVDLAALAARIEAHAPLPVDRPAPRGGAAHAVLSARDPWNHLAPRGGVVEILRFPTGAGVRVDREIEEGESIRDRPGTPLLRLTARGGGRSEALARLRGALAQTVIWIRGGATDKELLLAVLDRDEVTDGSADAPWLVELAERGELLPRRGADLALVQAAIAGYESELDRAKASFYSSATRGRPEVPAEAARTVELGYRGERYVARVAKLEARRYRVEIEGRAFEAELSRTTRSGQQLTVGARAARTFVMRDGGHLLIEVDGLPHRVALDEGGVVRAPGPAVVVSIEVEPGDEVRPGDRLAVLEAMKMETVLLAESAGRVRKVLVRRNAQVAAQAPLLLLDASAAAPPPAVAPGSRRVAFDALASPAPSAGTADDLDEARRLLLGYDVESRGLVASLAAGRRAGAAMPRLELQPLRAWVDLVSLFRRRAGGQLAAEVDDDGRRSVEEHLFTYLRDLDARGKGLPASFLAKLERALTHFGIESLDPSPELAEALFRLAVAQRRSAQGATVVLALLERWLVHGAPEDNEETRALLDRLIAESRDREPAVFDSARELSYRLFDRPLLLAERERLLARAGADLATLASADDGHHGAARRALVECPQSLHAWLALRLADASPRLRAEMLEVMLRRFYRVRPLGEVLTSVGPPSESATADYDHRIGRIHVVATHGPAADLRGSLDRALILAEQATARGLQIVVDLFLWGEPTTADDDALAAAIATWLDEHRLPNDLWRLAVSFASPGHSRLFTFRRNENGKLAEDRPSRGLHPMIAERLQVWRLRNFALEQLESSSEVRLFRGVAHRNPKDERFFALAEVRDMTALRDARGRVVALPQLERAYHEALAGIRRAQSRRSASQRLPWNRVLLYLWPATLMRRDDLRAIVHRLAPFAAGLGLEKVVVQFRAPGAAAEAPADWVLEVQRPGEGDQVVRFRRPSVEPLAPLGEYAQKVVELKRRGVPYAYEVLRLLAPPAEEASSGIPPGKFVEHDLDASGDLVAVERPAGGNTANVVVGVIRSFTARYPEGMARVIVLGDGSRGLGALAEPECRRINAALDLAQRMGVPLEWVALSAGAKIAMDSGTENMDWIALTLRRLIEFTQGGGEVNILVPGINVGAQPYWNAEATMLMHTRGILVMTPDGAMVLTGKQALDYSGGVSAEDNWGIGGYERIMGPNGQAQYFARDLGEACRILMAHYEHAYVAPGERFPRPAASSDPRDRDVRPFPHGGEFVTVGEIFSDAANPGRKRPFDIRRVMRAVTDQDHEPLERWFAMRDAETGVVWDAHLGGQPVCLLGFESRPLPRLGWVPAYGPDQWTSGTLFPQASRKIARAINAASGSRPLVVVANLSGFDGSPESMRNRQLEYGAEIGRAVVNFKGPIVFVVVSRYHGGAFVVFSGALHDNMQVAALEGSYASVIGGAPAAAVVFAREVDKRTKKDPRVAELEKALADPACPDRAAVRARLAEATEIVRSEKLGEVAAEYDRVHDVSRAQRVGSVHEIIPAARLRPWLIEALERGMARAGEATS; this comes from the coding sequence ATGAACGCCCCGCGGTCCCAACGCCCCGCCGGCACGCGCCGTCTCGAGGTGCCGGTCCTGCTCGACGCCCGAGGCGACGCCTGGGCGCCGGCGGCGATCGACACCACGCTCGCCGTCGACGAGGTCACGGTGCTCGCGGAGTGTCCGCCGCCGACGCTCCATCCGTCGACGATCGACCGTGCGATCGCCGCGGCGATCTCCACGGCGAAAGCGGCCGGTCCCGCCGGAGCCTGGACCGTCGTGTTCAGCGTCGCCGGCGCTGCCGGCGATCCCTGCCTGCTTTCCTGCCGGCGCGGCCTGCCGCGCAGCTACGCGGCCGTCGACGAAGCCTGTGGGGTCGACCTCGCCGCGCTGGCCGCGCGCATCGAGGCCCACGCCCCCCTTCCCGTCGACCGCCCGGCGCCGCGCGGCGGCGCGGCCCACGCCGTCCTCTCGGCCCGCGATCCCTGGAACCACCTCGCACCGCGCGGCGGCGTCGTCGAGATCCTCCGCTTCCCCACCGGCGCGGGCGTCCGCGTCGACCGCGAGATCGAAGAGGGCGAGTCGATCCGCGATCGGCCGGGCACGCCGCTGCTCCGCTTGACGGCACGCGGCGGCGGACGGAGCGAGGCGCTCGCGCGCCTCCGCGGCGCCCTGGCGCAGACGGTGATCTGGATCCGCGGCGGAGCGACCGACAAGGAGCTCCTCCTCGCCGTGCTCGACCGCGACGAAGTGACCGACGGGAGCGCCGACGCCCCGTGGCTCGTCGAGCTCGCCGAGCGCGGCGAGCTGCTGCCTCGCCGCGGCGCCGACCTCGCGCTCGTGCAGGCGGCGATCGCCGGCTACGAGTCCGAGCTCGACCGCGCCAAGGCCAGCTTCTACTCCTCGGCGACCCGCGGACGCCCGGAGGTGCCCGCCGAGGCGGCCCGTACCGTCGAGCTCGGCTATCGCGGCGAACGCTACGTCGCGCGCGTCGCCAAGCTCGAAGCGCGCCGCTACCGCGTCGAGATCGAAGGGCGGGCGTTCGAAGCCGAGCTCTCGCGGACCACACGCTCCGGCCAGCAGCTCACCGTCGGAGCGCGCGCCGCACGCACCTTCGTGATGCGCGACGGCGGCCATCTGCTCATCGAGGTGGACGGACTGCCGCACCGCGTCGCGCTCGACGAAGGCGGCGTCGTCCGCGCCCCGGGCCCTGCCGTGGTGGTGTCGATCGAAGTCGAGCCGGGGGACGAGGTGCGGCCGGGCGATCGGCTCGCGGTGCTCGAGGCGATGAAGATGGAAACCGTGCTGCTCGCCGAGAGCGCCGGGCGGGTGCGCAAGGTCCTCGTGCGACGCAACGCCCAGGTCGCCGCCCAGGCGCCGCTCCTGCTGCTCGACGCCTCGGCGGCAGCCCCGCCGCCGGCCGTTGCCCCGGGCAGCCGTCGCGTCGCCTTCGACGCACTCGCCTCGCCCGCGCCCTCCGCCGGCACGGCCGACGATCTCGACGAGGCGCGCCGCCTGCTGCTCGGTTACGACGTCGAGTCCCGCGGGCTCGTCGCGTCGCTTGCCGCCGGTCGCCGGGCCGGTGCCGCCATGCCGCGGCTCGAGCTTCAGCCGCTGCGTGCCTGGGTCGACCTCGTCTCGCTCTTCCGCCGCCGGGCCGGCGGGCAGCTCGCCGCCGAGGTCGACGACGACGGCCGGCGCAGCGTCGAGGAGCACCTGTTCACCTACCTGCGCGACCTCGACGCCCGCGGCAAGGGCCTGCCGGCGAGCTTCCTCGCCAAGCTCGAACGCGCCCTCACCCACTTTGGCATCGAATCGCTCGACCCGTCGCCGGAGCTCGCCGAGGCCCTCTTCCGCCTGGCCGTCGCCCAGCGGCGCTCGGCCCAGGGTGCCACCGTCGTCCTCGCCCTGCTCGAGCGCTGGCTGGTCCACGGCGCACCGGAAGACAACGAAGAGACCCGCGCGCTGCTCGACCGGCTGATCGCCGAGAGCCGCGACCGTGAGCCCGCGGTCTTCGACTCGGCGCGCGAGCTCTCCTACCGCCTCTTCGACCGGCCCCTGCTGCTCGCTGAGCGGGAGCGCCTGCTGGCGCGCGCCGGCGCCGACCTCGCCACGCTCGCCTCGGCCGACGACGGGCATCACGGCGCGGCGCGCCGCGCTCTCGTCGAGTGTCCGCAGTCGTTGCACGCCTGGCTCGCCCTGCGCCTGGCCGACGCCAGCCCGCGCCTGCGGGCCGAGATGCTCGAGGTCATGCTCCGTCGCTTCTACCGCGTCCGACCGCTCGGCGAAGTGTTGACCTCCGTCGGGCCGCCCTCGGAGTCGGCGACGGCCGACTACGACCACCGCATCGGCCGCATCCACGTCGTCGCCACGCACGGGCCGGCCGCCGACCTGCGCGGTTCGCTCGATCGCGCCCTGATCCTCGCCGAGCAGGCCACGGCCCGCGGTCTGCAGATCGTCGTCGATCTCTTCCTCTGGGGTGAGCCGACCACCGCGGACGACGACGCCCTCGCTGCGGCGATCGCCACCTGGCTCGACGAGCACCGCCTCCCGAACGACCTCTGGCGCCTCGCCGTCTCGTTCGCTTCGCCCGGGCACTCGCGCCTCTTCACCTTCCGCCGCAACGAGAACGGCAAGCTCGCCGAGGATCGCCCCTCGCGCGGCCTCCACCCGATGATCGCCGAGCGGCTGCAGGTCTGGCGGCTGCGCAACTTCGCCCTCGAGCAACTCGAGTCGTCGAGCGAGGTTCGCCTCTTCCGCGGCGTCGCCCATCGCAATCCGAAGGACGAGCGCTTCTTCGCCCTCGCCGAAGTGCGCGACATGACGGCGCTGCGCGACGCGCGCGGCCGGGTCGTCGCCCTGCCGCAACTCGAGCGGGCCTACCACGAAGCCCTCGCCGGAATCCGCCGCGCCCAGTCGCGCCGCAGCGCCTCCCAGCGCCTGCCGTGGAACCGCGTGCTGCTCTACCTCTGGCCGGCCACGCTGATGCGGCGCGACGACCTGCGCGCCATCGTCCATCGCCTGGCGCCGTTCGCCGCGGGCCTCGGTCTCGAGAAGGTCGTGGTGCAGTTCCGCGCCCCCGGGGCGGCCGCCGAAGCGCCGGCCGACTGGGTTCTCGAAGTCCAGCGTCCGGGCGAAGGCGACCAGGTGGTGCGCTTCCGGCGCCCCTCCGTCGAGCCGCTCGCGCCGCTCGGCGAATACGCGCAGAAGGTCGTCGAGCTGAAGCGTCGGGGCGTTCCCTACGCCTACGAGGTCCTGCGCCTGCTCGCTCCGCCCGCGGAAGAGGCGAGCTCCGGGATCCCGCCGGGCAAGTTCGTCGAACACGATCTCGACGCGAGCGGCGACCTGGTCGCCGTGGAGCGGCCTGCCGGTGGCAACACCGCGAACGTGGTCGTCGGGGTGATCCGCAGCTTCACCGCGCGCTACCCGGAGGGGATGGCGCGCGTCATCGTGCTCGGCGACGGCAGCCGCGGGCTCGGAGCCCTCGCGGAGCCGGAGTGCCGGCGCATCAACGCCGCCCTCGACCTCGCGCAGCGCATGGGCGTGCCGCTCGAGTGGGTGGCGCTCTCGGCGGGCGCGAAGATCGCCATGGACAGCGGGACGGAGAACATGGACTGGATCGCCCTCACCTTGCGACGGCTGATCGAGTTCACCCAGGGCGGCGGCGAGGTCAACATCCTCGTCCCCGGCATCAACGTCGGCGCCCAGCCGTACTGGAACGCCGAAGCGACGATGCTCATGCACACGCGCGGGATCCTGGTGATGACGCCCGACGGCGCCATGGTGCTCACCGGCAAGCAGGCGCTCGACTACTCCGGCGGCGTCTCCGCCGAGGACAACTGGGGAATCGGCGGCTACGAGCGGATCATGGGGCCGAACGGCCAGGCGCAGTACTTCGCCCGTGACCTGGGCGAGGCCTGCCGCATCCTGATGGCCCACTACGAACACGCCTACGTCGCACCCGGCGAGCGCTTCCCGCGGCCGGCGGCGAGCAGCGATCCGCGCGATCGCGACGTGCGCCCGTTCCCGCACGGCGGCGAGTTCGTCACCGTCGGCGAGATCTTCTCCGACGCGGCGAACCCGGGCCGCAAGCGCCCCTTCGACATCCGCCGCGTGATGCGTGCCGTCACCGACCAGGACCACGAGCCGCTCGAGCGCTGGTTCGCCATGCGCGACGCCGAGACCGGCGTCGTCTGGGATGCTCACCTGGGCGGCCAGCCGGTGTGTCTGCTCGGCTTCGAATCGCGACCGCTCCCCCGCCTCGGCTGGGTCCCCGCCTACGGCCCGGACCAGTGGACGTCGGGCACGCTCTTCCCGCAGGCGTCGCGCAAGATCGCCCGGGCGATCAACGCGGCGAGCGGCTCGCGGCCGCTCGTCGTCGTGGCGAACCTCTCCGGCTTCGACGGCTCGCCGGAGTCGATGCGCAACCGCCAGCTCGAATACGGAGCGGAGATCGGCCGCGCCGTGGTCAACTTCAAGGGGCCGATCGTCTTCGTCGTCGTCTCGCGCTACCACGGCGGCGCTTTCGTCGTCTTCTCCGGCGCGCTGCACGACAACATGCAGGTGGCAGCGCTCGAGGGCAGCTACGCCTCGGTCATCGGCGGCGCGCCGGCCGCCGCGGTGGTCTTCGCCCGGGAGGTCGACAAGCGCACCAAGAAGGACCCGCGGGTCGCCGAGCTCGAGAAGGCGCTCGCCGATCCGGCCTGCCCGGACCGCGCCGCGGTGCGGGCGCGCCTCGCCGAGGCGACCGAGATCGTGCGTTCCGAGAAGCTCGGCGAGGTTGCCGCCGAGTACGACCGCGTGCACGACGTCTCGCGCGCCCAGCGCGTCGGATCGGTGCACGAGATCATCCCGGCGGCACGACTCCGGCCGTGGCTGATCGAGGCGCTCGAACGCGGCATGGCGCGCGCGGGCGAGGCGACGAGCTGA